In Yarrowia lipolytica chromosome 1F, complete sequence, a genomic segment contains:
- a CDS encoding uncharacterized protein (Truncated form of YALI0F15675g, no similarity possibly noncoding), whose protein sequence is MTVQTTVHPSKAFRRYYPYRELHPRELPILSESSWTFPCPSPLHIHGDRIHEGLAKSPTRHHPASS, encoded by the coding sequence ATGACTGTTCAAACGACAGTCCATCCCTCCAAAGCATTCAGGAGGTATTATCCATACAGGGAGTTGCACCCAAGGGAGCTACCCATACTTTCGGAGAGCTCATGGACGTTTCCGTGTCCGTCACCGCTTCATATCCACGGAGACAGGATTCATGAGGGGCTTGCTAAGTCTCCAACTCGTCATCACCCTGCGTCCTCTTAG
- a CDS encoding uncharacterized protein (Compare to YALI0F15477g, highly similar to uniprot|P25454 Saccharomyces cerevisiae YER095w RAD51 DNA repair protein) gives MADEEIERAGAIPIERLAVNGITQTDINRLGEFGLYTVESVAYTPKKHLLTIKGISEAKADKLLSEASKLVPLGFTTASDVHQTRSGLITLTTGSSQLDTLLGGGIETGAITEMFGEFRTGKSQLCHTLAVTCQLPIDQGGGEGKCLYIDTEGTFRPERLHQIARRYGLNGDEVLDNVAYARAHNSDHQMQLLQMAANMMTKSRFSCLIVDSIMALYRTDYAGRGELSARQTHVAKFMRTLQRLADEFGIAVVITNQVVAQVDGAVFNPDPKKPIGGNIVAHASTTRLYFKKGRGVQRICKIYDSPCLPESECVFAIHEDGIGDPKDEE, from the coding sequence ATGGCCGACGAAGAAATCGAACGAGCGGGCGCCATCCCCATCGAGCGCCTGGCCGTCAACGGAATCACCCAGACGGATATCAACCGCCTGGGCGAGTTTGGACTCTACACAGTGGAGAGTGTGGCGTACACGCCCAAAAAACACCTGCTGACCATCAAGGGCATCAGtgaggccaaggccgacaAGCTGCTATCAGAGGCGTCCAAACTGGTGCCCTTGGGATTCACCACCGCCTCAGACGTGCACCAGACCCGTTCTGGACTCATCACACTAACCACAGGCTCGTCGCAACTGGATACTCTACTGGGAGGCGGTATCGAGACCGGAGCCATCACAGAGATGTTTGGTGAGTTCCGAACGGGAAAATCGCAGCTGTGCCACACTCTGGCCGTCACCTGTCAGCTTCCCATCGATCAGGGAGGAGGCGAGGGGAAGTGTCTGTACATTGACACAGAGGGCACTTTCCGTCCCGAACGTCTGCACCAGATTGCCCGGCGATACGGACTCAACGGAGACGAGGTGCTGGACAACGTGGCATACGCCCGAGCCCACAACTCGGACCATCAGatgcagctgctgcaaaTGGCGGCCAACATGATGACCAAGTCGCGGTTCTCGTGTCTCATTGTCGACTCCATCATGGCGCTCTACCGAACAGATTACGCAGGACGAGGAGAGCTGTCTGCCCGTCAGACCCACGTGGCCAAGTTCATGCGAACCCTGCAACGCCTTGCCGATGAGTTTGGCATCGCAGTGGTGATCACCAACCAGGTGGTTGCCCAGGTGGATGGAGCTGTGTTCAACCCGgaccccaagaagcccaTTGGAGGAAACATTGTGGCTCATGCGTCCACCACCCGGCTCTACTTCAAGAAGGGCCGAGGAGTGCAGCGAATCTGCAAGATCTACGACTCGCCCTGTCTGCCAGAAAGCGAGTGTGTCTTTGCTATTCATGAGGATGGAATCGGAGACCCCAAGGATGAGGAGTAG
- a CDS encoding uncharacterized protein (Compare to YALI0F15543g, no similarity, similar to Saccharomyces cerevisiae RME1 (YGR044C); ancestral locus Anc_4.189), which produces MTRSSPFINNLQREMFNSHLQINVIRSPIGDFSCFSPLTSVLTSYPWTPKTAIAWTGLEEGRFFDLSYSPDHVTNPNVAMLRLNRSTEAAATTKTSTQGVGAASGQISQNTGPCGSYKGSGKAGNNIANDRHMTSSNSHEPNDSTSHGRYGVNNIVSNSISPQNMDTLHRSISPNMTRTTSLILPTPDTTIDQKSEEVEANSEEETENDVEEYMCSVNRVREMYARSYPNISLPPINREDSYQYYRNASVSDGIYSSTPSPTPSPTLPSLTSVLGDLVPRIEGFSDTDGNGYASSDYGGSNGSDSTYSPGSIQSSPEAIYTRDTRGGRPDVIYHHRTTKRDTVQPQSTHQSPTNHESTKLAPTKLTPTNRSLSSAPSSSAQYSFLSASPHSHLPSHSCVAELKNRGLWEEAQKKKRGKLSCSECGKFKHLEKFNNLADLAKHLDQEHQDLSHRLKCPHPECAWGVVGFVSLTEQKRHIKHLHESQPIQCEICFRKLQRQDGYIRHMRDVHGVSATKTDKLPHRNARKVKPDKQ; this is translated from the coding sequence ATGACCCGGTCTAGCCCTTTTATCAACAATTTACAACGCGAAATGTTCAATTCCCACTTGCAGATCAACGTCATTCGGTCGCCCATTGGTGACTTTTCGTGTTTCTCGCCGTTAACTTCCGTCCTCACCTCCTACCCATGGACCCCCAAAACCGCCATTGCATGGACCGGTCTAGAGGAGGGCCGTTTCTTCGACCTCTCTTACTCCCCCGACCATGTGACCAACCCCAACGTGGCCATGTTGCGCCTGAATCGGTCCACAGAGGCTGCTGCGACCACTAAAACTAGCACACAAGGGGTTGGGGCTGCTTCAGGTCAAATCTCCCAGAACACAGGCCCGTGTGGCAGTTATAAAGGGTCTGGCAAAGCCGGAAATAATATTGCCAATGATCGCCACATGACTTCCAGCAACAGTCACGAACCAAACGACAGCACTAGCCACGGTCGATACGGTGtcaacaacattgtcaGCAACAGTATCAGCCCCCAAAACATGGATACCCTACATCGCAGCATATCCCCCAACATGACCAGGACCACATCTCTGATCCTCCCCACTCCAGACACAACTATCGACCAAAAAAGTGAAGAGGTGGAAGCCAAttcggaggaggagaccgaAAATGACGTCGAAGAGTACATGTGTTCCGTCAATCGCGTGCGAGAAATGTACGCCCGGTCGTACCCCAACATTTCACTACCCCCCATCAACAGAGAAGACTCTTATCAATATTACAGAAATGCCTCTGTTTCAGATGGAATTTATTCTTCTACCCCTTCCCCGACTCCTTCTCCTACTCTGCCGTCTCTGACGTCTGTTCTGGGCGATCTTGTGCCCCGGATCGAAGGCTTCTCCGATACAGATGGAAACGGTTATGCATCCAGCGATTACGGCGGCAGCAACGGCAGTGATTCCACCTACAGTCCTGGGTCTATTCAGTCTTCTCCTGAAGCTATTTACACGAGAGATACACGAGGCGGTCGCCCCGACGTCATTTACCATCACAGAACTACAAAGAGGGACACCGTGCAGCCCCAATCTACCCACCAGTCTCCTACAAATCATGAATCCACCAAACTCGCACCCACCAAACTCACACCCACGAACCGGTCTCTTTCGTccgctccttcttcttctgctcaatACTCTTTCTTGTCCGCTTCGCCGCATTCCCACTTGCCTTCTCATAGCTGTGTGGCAGAACTCAAGAACCGAGGGTTGTGGGAGGAGgcacagaagaagaaacgtGGAAAGCTTTCGTGTTCGGAATGCGGCAAATTCAAGCACTTGGAGAAGTTCAACAATCTTGCTGACCTCGCCAAACACTTGGACCAGGAACACCAAGACCTCAGCCACAGACTCAAGTGTCCACATCCAGAGTGTGCCTGGGGCGTGGTCGGCTTTGTGTCTCTCACGGAGCAGAAGCGTCACATTAAGCATCTGCACGAAAGCCAGCCCATCCAGTGCGAAATCTGCTTCCGCAAGCTGCAGCGCCAGGACGGATATATCAGACACATGCGGGACGTTCATGGGGTGTCTGCCACCAAGACCGACAAGTTGCCCCACCGCAACGCAAGGAAGGTAAAGCCAGATAAACAATAA
- a CDS encoding uncharacterized protein (Compare to YALI0F15653g, some similarities with uniprot|P08640 Saccharomyces cerevisiae YIR019c STA1 extracellular alpha-1 4-glucan glucosidase), which translates to MKPFYLLALQALLVVAKEVASPLTSLDVHTLADNSKEGKFSAQWIWDLDFELNPTADDIQSGDYFTFTVDNRASVPSHDFTVKDQNGNDIMQIKNSGNTFTATYTDSVQGKTDLSGDISFEAPFDKSKLGETAETIIVTVESGSQTLSDTITIDPSIEVSEAHVFGQRKDDMFAWTVRFPQTPWDRIQFTVTIPDGNSAFKSVKDIKDNMVLELLHDVDEFGNPSGVTPINPYENSDYTSVTKADPTSFTGRLFNLPKNHPQGEYNVDMSFVSHIEKIAEVYHLEVEWTLWYHANPNEDTRWTTPGDRTGTAAGAAAYICDACPPEGGGSASVTESIPSSTEPITTPEEQITPSSTEPSTTEDPTTTPESSTIPSTSEEPTSTPESTIEPSSTPETTEPSSTESSSTPVTTEPSSTEPSSTEPSSTPESTTAPSTTDDVTTTDDVTTKPESTTEKPTTDLSSSPVTTEPSSTESSPIPETTEPSTTLDVTTTNESTTPKSTTEKPTTDPSSSPETTEPSSTEPSSTPETTEPSSTEPSSPETTEPSSTEPSSTPEPTTEQLTTEPSTTETTTTPEKQTTPPSSTPQTTDPCATTSVITSTPPVGPPITTTVTTNTCSSSVPETSIPITSETFTTETPSTSEPITTDTVTSTDPCESVTTIVSTPPSGEPSTYTITTDICTSKPVTPMTSVPQTELPQTSDPISEPSTLSTTPGPSSTVCVTTLTTTDPDGNPSTTTVTTDYCPHGPTTYTTTVTVCEEECTTIPITLTTHVPPNPSSTTVITTISSKTITLTVPCDPEETPQPQKSTPTPEIPQITTPTSEIPEKSSPVPEVPGKPTLTRPLFPVYPIITIPVIKTETVTICEEEVCKTVVTTTTVCEDCTTPEVPGPKPTPEVPEPKPTPEVPGPKPTPEVPEPKPIPEVPVIPAEPVEPTPEQPKPTPEVPAIPVQPTPEQPEVPVATEDPEEPKEPQTPNEPVPEVPVENIPEVPSRPEVPEFPSEPVKPIESVVPTPEVPQQPVESAPQHTPEQANSASSTRFSIALFMVPFVALVV; encoded by the exons ATGAAACCATTCTACCTGTTGGCACTGCAGGCACTTTTAGTGgttgccaaggaggtcGCATCGCCTCTGACCTCTCTTGATGTCCACACTCTGGCTGATAACTCCAAGGAGGGCAAGTTCTCTGCCCAGTGGATCTGGGACTTGGACTTTGAGCTCAATCCTACTGCTGACGATATCCAGTCTGGCGACTACTTCACTTTTACTGTTGACAACCGGGCTAGTGTTCCGTCCCATGACTTCACAGTCAAGGACCAGAACGGAAACGACATCATGCAAATCAAGAATTCTGGAAACACTTTTACTGCCACCTACACTGACTCAGTTCAGGGAAAGACTGACCTTTCTGGAGACATTTCTTTCGAGGCTCCGTtcgacaagtccaagcTTGGCGAGACGGCTGAGACCATCATTGTTACTGTCGAGTCTGGCTCGCAGACTCTCTCTGATACTATTACCATCGATCCCAGCATAGAGGTTTCCGAGGCCCATGTATTTGGACAGCGAAAGGACGACATGTTTGCATGGACTGTCAGATTTCCCCAGACCCCTTGGGACCGAATTCAGTTCACAGTTACAATTCCTGATGGAAACTCCGCCTTCAAGAGCGTCAAGGATATCAAGGATAACatggtgctggagctgcttcaCGACGTTGATGAGTTTGGAAATCCTTCTGGTGTGACCCCCATCAACCCCTATGAAAACAGTGACTACACCTCTGTTACCAAGGCGGATCCTACTTCATTCACTGGTCGACTTTTCAACCTCCCCAAAAACCATCCACAGGGCGAGTACAACGTAGACATGTCCTTTGTTTCTCATATCGAGAAAATTGCTGAGGTTTACCATCTGGAAGTTGAATGGACACTGTGGTACCATGCTAACCCCAACGAAGATACTCGATGGACAACCCCCGGGGACAGAACCGGTACTGCTGCCGGAGCTGCCGCCTACATTTGTGACGCCTGCCCACCCGAGGGCGGAGGATCTGCTTCTGTAACCGAGT CGATTCCCTCTTCTACTGAACCCATCACTACCCCCGAGGAGCAGATCACTCCTTCTTCTACAGAGCCTTCGACCACTGAAgatccaacaacaactccTGAGTCGTCCACGATTCCCTCTACCTCTGAGGAGCCCACCAGCACCCCTGAGTCCACCATTGAGccttcttccactcctgAGACTACAGAGCCTTCCTCAACTGAGTCCTCTTCTACTCCTGTGACTACAGAGCCTTCCTCTACTGAGCCTTCCTCTACTGAGccctcttccactcctgAGTCAACTACAGCTCCTTCAACCACCGACGATGTCACCACCACTGACGATGTCACCACCAAACCTGAGTCCACCACTGAGAAACCAACTACTgatctctcttcttctcctgtgACTACAGAGCCTTCCTCTACTGAGTCCTCTCCCATTCCTGAGACAACAGAGCCTTCCACCACCCTCGatgtcaccaccacaaatGAGTCCACCACCCCTAAGTCTACCACTGAGAAACCAACTACTGatccctcttcttctcctgagACGACAGAGCCTTCCTCTACTGAGccctcttccactcctgAGACTACAGAGCCATCCTCCACTGAGCCCTCTTCTCCTGAGACAACAGAGCCTTCCTCTACTGAGCCCTCTTCTACTCCCGAGCCCACCACTGAGCAGCTGACAACTGAGCCCTCAACCACCGAGACAACCACAACTCCTGAGAAACAAACCACTCCACCCTCTTCTACCCCTCAGACAACAGACCCTTGTGCGACCACCTCGGTTATTACCTCCACTCCTCCCGTTGGACCTCCCATCACCACTACTGTCACCACAAATACTTGTTCTTCGTCTGTCCCTGAGACTTCGATCCCAATCACTTCAGAGACTTTCACGACAGAGACTCCTTCGACCTCTGAGCCCATCACCACTGATACAGTCACTTCTACTGACCCCTGCGAGTCTGTCACTACAATTGTGAGCACACCTCCCTCAGGAGAGCCTTCCACTtacaccatcaccactgACATTTGCACTTCCAAGCCTGTGACTCCCATGACCTCTGTGCCGCAGACTGAGCTCCCCCAGACTTCCGATCCCATTTCGGAGCCTTCCACGCTCAGCACAACTCCTGGACCTAGTTCCACTGTGTGTGTGACCACTTTGACCACCACTGATCCTGATGGAAACCCTTCTACCACCACAGTGACCACAGATTACTGTCCTCATGGCCCTACAACTTACACTACAACTGTGACTGTATGTGAGGAAGAATGCACCACTATCCCTATCACTCTCACCACCCACGTGCCTCCCAATCCCTCGTCCACCACagtcatcaccaccatctcTTCCAAGACCATCACTCTGACTGTTCCTTGTGACCCTGAAGAGACCCCTCAGCCTCAGAAGTCTACACCTACACCTGAGATCCCTCAGATAACTACTCCTACATCCGAGATCCCTGAGAAGTCCAGTCCTGTACCCGAGGTTCCTGGCAAGCCTACACTGACCAGACCTCTCTTCCCTGTCTACCCTATCATCACCATTCCCGTGATCAAGACCGAGACCGTTACTATTTGCGAGGAGGAAGTGTGTAAGACTGTGGTGACTACCACTACCGTTTGTGAAGACTGCACTACTCCTGAGGTTCCTGGGCCCAAACCCACTCCTGAGGTTCCTGAGCCCAAGCCCACTCCTGAGGTTCCTGGGCCCAAGCCCACTCCTGAAGTTCCTGAGCCCAAACCCATTCCTGAGGTTCCTGTGATCCCTGCCGAGCCTGTCGAACCCACTCCTGAGCAGCCCAAGCCTACCCCTGAGGTTCCAGCGATCCCTGTGCAGCCCACTCCTGAGCAACCAGAGGTTCCTGTTGCTACCGAGGATCccgaggagcccaaggagccCCAGACCCCTAATGAACCTGTTCCTGAGGTCCCTGTGGAGAACATTCCTGAGGTTCCCTCTAGACCTGAGGTTCCTGAGTTTCCTTCAGAGCCTGTCAAACCTATTGAATCTGTTGTGCCCACCCCTGAGGTTCCCCAGCAGCCTGTTGAGTCTGCTCCTCAACATACACCCGAGCAGGCCAACTCTGCTTCTTCAACCAGGTTCTCCATTGCCCTTTTCATGGTCCCCTTTGTCGCTCTCGTTGTCTAG
- a CDS encoding uncharacterized protein (Compare to YALI0F15609g, similar to DEHA0E09691g Debaryomyces hansenii IPF 12150.1) encodes MSLKMPQGQLAAPPTLYNFPDTFAFLNKLKKNDTIHKYRTSVGATIASLISTTSTFPLDSIKTRQQTYNYRGTLHVIYDTYRHEGIKGFYRGIWAPLISTSVVRTIGASVYAATVPFSRDFWSVHFQLPPVLHDPEHVMVGDHLDHFLLQSFKMTLLYLVPGAIAGASSTLISAPFEFTKLSSQIEGLVARQLQAAAENKGGHINQLDGFKPHSVMETGKEILQRAGVRGLYSGYKYHLLRDSISTGFYFTTYEIAKIVVAQKMFGKQSETMQNVAVAFAGACAGIVSWTIIFPLDTLKSVYQKNVVAAAMAHKYGVKLDLNKDAVKINRIRDLFQRRLYKGLGISCIRTAINGAIFFSVLEYIRKRL; translated from the coding sequence ATGTCGCTGAAAATGCCCCAGGGCCAGCTGGCCGCGCCGCCCACGCTGTACAACTTCCCCGATACCTTTGCTTTTCTCAATaagctgaagaagaacgaCACCATCCACAAGTACCGGACCTCCGTGGGTGCGACTATCGCTTCTCTCATTTCCACGACATCGACTTTCCCGCTCGACTCCATTAAAACCCGGCAGCAAACATACAACTACCGAGGTACGTTGCATGTCATTTACGACACGTATCGCCATGAGGGTATCAAGGGATTCTACCGAGGTATCTGGGCTCCTCTGATTTCCACCAGTGTGGTGCGAACCATTGGTGCTTCTGTATACGCTGCTACGGTGCCCTTTTCGCGGGACTTCTGGTCGGTGCACTTTCAACTGCCGCCGGTTTTGCACGACCCTGAGCACGTCATGGTCGGTGACCACCTGGACCATTTCCTGCTGCAGTCTTTCAAGATGACACTGCTGTACCTGGTACCTGGAGCCATTGCTGGAGCCAGTAGCACTTTGATTAGTGCCCCGTTCGAGTTCACCAAGCTCAGCTCACAGATTGAGGGACTGGTTGCCCGACAGCTGCAAGCCGCGGCCGAAAACAAGGGAGGCCACATCAACCAGCTGGACGGGTTCAAGCCCCATTCGGTCATGGAAACCGGAAAGGAGATTCTGCAACGTGCCGGAGTGCGAGGACTCTACTCtggatacaagtaccatcTTCTGCGAGACTCCATTTCCACAGGCTTCTACTTCACCACCTACGAGATTGCCAAGATTGTGGTGGCCCAAAAGATGTTTGGAAAGCAGTCGGAAACCATGCAGAACGTCGCCGTTGCCTTTGCCGGAGCCTGCGCCGGTATCGTGTCTTGGACTATTATCTTCCCCCTCGATACTCTCAAGTCTGTCTACCAGAAAAATGttgtggctgctgccatGGCCCACAAGTACGGAGTGAAGTTGGACCTGAACAAGGACGCGGTCAAGATCAACAGAATTCGAGACCTGTTCCAGCGACGGCTCTACAAGGGTCTCGGAATCTCGTGCATCCGAACCGCCATTAACGGAGCCATTTTCTTCTCTGTTCTGGAGTACATCCGAAAGAGACTCtaa
- a CDS encoding uncharacterized protein (Compare to YALI0F15587g, similar to Saccharomyces cerevisiae YGR043C and TAL1 (YLR354C); ancestral locus Anc_4.188, highly similar to uniprot|P15019 Saccharomyces cerevisiae YLR354c TAL1 transaldolase) has product MSSNSLEQLKAAGTTVVTDTGEFESIAKYKPQDATTNPSLILAASKKPEYAKLIDEAVSFAKTKSSDPKEQVNIALDQLLIEFGSEILKIVPGRVSTEVDARLSFDKDATIKKALQLIDLYKAKGISSDRILIKIASTYEGIQAAKELESKHGIHCNLTLLFSFVQAVACAEAKVTLISPFVGRILDWHKAATGKTYDAAEDPGVISVKNIFDYYKKFDYKTIVMGASFRNTGEIKELAGCDFLTISPGLLEELLNSTDPVPQKLFADKAKSLDIEKKAYLDEEPIFRRDFNEDQMATEKLSDGIRKFAADAVTLSKLIETKLSA; this is encoded by the exons atgtctTCCAACTCTCTTGAACAGCTTAAGGCCGCCGGCACCACCGTTGTCACCGACACTGGTGAATTCGAGT CCATCGCCAAGTACAAGCCCCAGGAcgccaccaccaaccccTCTCTGATCCTGGCCGCTTCCAAGAAGCCCGAGTACGCCAAGCTCATTGACGAGGCCGTTTCTTTCGCCAAGACCAAGTCCTccgaccccaaggagcaggTCAACATTGCTCTGGACCAGCTGCTCATCGAGTTCGGCTccgagattctcaagatTGTCCCCGGTCGAGTCTCCACCGAGGTCGACGCCCGACTCTCTTTCGACAAGGACGccaccatcaagaaggctctGCAGCTCATTGACCTCtacaaggccaagggcATTTCTTCTGACCGAATCCTCATCAAGATCGCCTCCACCTATGAGGGTATccaggctgccaaggagctcgagtCCAAGCACGGTATCCACTGTAACCTgactcttctcttctccttcgtCCAGGCCGTTGCCTGTGCTGAGGCCAAGGTCACCCTCATCTCTCCCTTTGTTGGCCGAATCCTCGACTGGCACAAGGCCGCCACCGGCAAGACCTACGACGCTGCCGAGGACCCCGGTGTCATCTCCGTCAAGAACATTTTCGACTACTACAAGAAGTTCGACTACAAGACCATTGTCATGGGTGCTTCTTTCCGAAACACCGGTGAGATCAAGGAGCTTGCTGGCTGTGACTTCCTGACCATCTCCCCCGGTCTGCttgaggagctgctcaactccaccgaCCCCGTCCCCCAGAAGCTGTTCgccgacaaggccaagtctctggacattgagaagaaggcctACCTCGACGAGGAGCCCATCTTCCGACGAGACTTTAACGAGGACCAGATGGCCACCGAGAAGCTCTCCGACGGTATCCGAAAGTTCGCTGCTGACGCCGTCACCCtttccaagctcattgagACCAAGCTCTCCGCTTAG
- a CDS encoding uncharacterized protein (Compare to YALI0F15631g, similar to Saccharomyces cerevisiae VMA4 (YOR332W); ancestral locus Anc_7.63, similar to uniprot|O94072 Candida albicans Vacuolar proton pump subunit E) has product MSHALNDDQVAGELRKMVDFIQKEAEEKAKEIELKANEEYEIEKANIVRAESSNIDTQYAVKAKQESLSQQITKSTINNKARLRVLGARQEVLDQYYEAAGKQLKDASKDKSKYTTVLQGLITEGAYTLLEPVIYVRARKADQDIAKGTFDAVSKAYEKETGSKVEVKLDDEVLPAESSGGVIVFNGTKKISVDNTLEERLKLLFIEKLPAIRTDIFGPSPTRKFFD; this is encoded by the exons ATGTCGCATGCTTTGAACGATGATCAG gtTGCCGGAGAGCTCCGGAAGATGGTCGACTTCATCCAAAAAGAagccgaggagaaggccaaggaaaTCGAGCTGAAGGCCAACGAGGAGTACGAGATTGAAAAGGCCAACATCGTGCGAGCTGAGAGCTCCAACATCGACACCCAGTACGCCGTCAAGGCTAAGCAGGAGTCTCTGTCGCAGCAGATCACCAAGTCtaccatcaacaacaaggctCGTCTCCGAGTCCTTGGCGCCCGACAGGAGGTTCTGGATCAGTACTACGAGGCTGCGggcaagcagctcaaggacgcctccaaggacaagtCTAAGTACACCACTGTCCTGCAGGGTCTTATTACCGAGGGAGCCTACACTCTCCTGGAGCCTGTCATTTACGTCCGAGCCCGAAAGGCCGATCAGGATATCGCCAAGGGCACTTTTGATGCTGTTTCCAAGGCctacgagaaggagactggCTCCAAGGTCGAGGTTAAGCTTGACGACGAGGTTCTCCCCGCCGagtcttctggaggagtcatTGTGTTCAACGGTACCAAGAAGATTTCCGTCGACAACACCCTTGAGGAGCGACTCAAGCTTCTGTTTATTGAGAAGCTTCCTGCCATCAGAACCGACATTTTCGGACCTTCCCCCACCAGAAAGTTTTTTGATTAA
- a CDS encoding uncharacterized protein (Compare to YALI0F15433g, similar to uniprot|P38702 Saccharomyces cerevisiae YHR002w Mitochondrial carrier protein LEU5): MSAHGTYENKRTLAYVCKSGLAGGMAGCVAKTVIAPLDRVKILFQTSNPEFRKYRGSFLGFWRAGKFIYSQQGVWGLFQGHSATLLRIFPYAAVKFVAYEQFRALLISGPDQEVALRRMAAGSLSGIVSVYCTYPLELIRVRMAYATNEVGKPHGGRLLAAARSIYAETPSAKATQFFSPRIAAWTNFYRGFTPTIMGMIPYAGVSFLTHDYIHDLFHTRYFRSWTVKGEIAPKKTYPHLLETNNDDVMLEGHHHEDEDKKVSYKREPLKAWAQLIAGGVAGMVSQTASYPFEVIRRRMQVAGAQAGSSGVHPSIVATALTIYKESGFKGFFVGLTIGYIKVTPMVACSFFVYERMKHWLGI, from the coding sequence ATGTCGGCTCACGGGACGTACGAAAATAAACGCACTTTGGCGTACGTGTGCAAAAGCGGTTTGGCAGGAGGCATGGCTGGATGTGTTGCTAAGACTGTGATCGCTCCGCTGGATCGAGTCAAGATTCTGTTCCAGACGTCGAATCCCGAGTTCCGCAAGTATCGTGGCTCGTTTCTGGGCTTCTGGCGCGCAGGAAAGTTCATTTACAGCCAACAGGGCGTGTGGGGTTTGTTCCAGGGCCACTCGGCGACGCTGCTGCGAATCTTTCCCTATGCTGCAGTCAAGTTTGTGGCCTATGAGCAGTTTCGGGCGCTTTTGATTTCCGGTCCCGACCAGGAGGTGGCTCTGCGACGAATGGCAGCCGGCTCTCTGTCCGGAATCGTGTCTGTCTACTGCACTTATCCTCTCGAGTTGATTCGAGTTCGCATGGCGTATGCCACTAACGAGGTTGGAAAGCCCCACGGAGGCCGGCTACTGGCAGCGGCTCGGTCCATCTACGCCGAGACTCCGTCGGCAAAGGCCACCCAATTCTTCTCGCCCAGAATAGCTGCCTGGACCAACTTTTACCGAGGCTTCACCCCCACGATTATGGGTATGATCCCATACGCAGGCGTCTCGTTTCTGACCCACGACTACATCCACGACCTGTTCCACACACGGTACTTCCGATCATGGACCGTCAAGGGCGAGATTGCGCCGAAAAAGACTTATCCGCATCTACTGGAAACCAACAATGACGATGTCATGCTGGAGGGCCATCACCATGAGGACGAAGACAAGAAGGTGTCATACAAAAGAGAGCCCCTCAAGGCGTGGGCACAACTCATTGCCGGAGGAGTGGCCGGAATGGTGTCGCAAACTGCATCGTATCCGTTCGAGGTGATTCGACGACGTATGCAGGTCGCAGGCGCACAGGCGGGCTCATCAGGAGTGCATCCCAGCATAGTGGCGACCGCACTGACAATTTACAAGGAAAGCGGCTTCAAGGGTTTTTTTGTGGGACTCACTATTGGATATATAAAGGTGACTCCAATGGTCGCATGTTCGTTCTTTGTCTACGAGAGAATGAAGCATTGGTTGGGCATttaa